One window of Streptococcus troglodytae genomic DNA carries:
- a CDS encoding ABC transporter ATP-binding protein: MDKQTIISARHLKKCFGKGASMQTIYSDLDINIYKGDFTVIMGSSGAGKSTLMYSLSGMDKPDSGQIMFDGEDITQLTSDQLAKFRRKQCGFVFQQIYLMNQLSLMDNVITAGILTSKHRKEVVKRAEELFSLVNLPKQTQEKLPSLISGGEAQRAGIVRALINTPNVLFADEPTGALNSANSKAVLDVFSSLHNRGQSIVMVTHDKESALRGNRIVYVKDGQISGKCNLDDHTDPLKRKATFETFLLEMGW, encoded by the coding sequence ATGGATAAACAAACTATTATCTCAGCTCGACATTTAAAAAAATGTTTTGGGAAAGGCGCTAGTATGCAAACAATCTATTCCGACTTAGATATTAATATCTATAAAGGTGATTTTACAGTTATTATGGGATCCTCAGGAGCAGGTAAATCTACTCTAATGTACTCTCTTTCAGGTATGGATAAACCAGATTCCGGACAAATTATGTTTGATGGTGAGGATATAACACAATTAACAAGCGATCAACTTGCTAAATTTCGAAGAAAACAATGTGGGTTTGTCTTTCAGCAAATCTATTTAATGAATCAATTAAGTCTGATGGATAATGTCATTACGGCTGGAATACTGACAAGTAAACACCGCAAAGAGGTTGTTAAGAGGGCTGAAGAACTTTTTTCACTGGTTAATCTCCCTAAACAGACACAAGAAAAGCTGCCGTCTTTAATTTCGGGTGGTGAAGCACAGCGAGCCGGCATTGTTCGAGCACTCATCAATACTCCTAATGTACTATTTGCGGATGAACCAACAGGGGCTTTAAATTCAGCTAATTCAAAAGCTGTACTTGATGTTTTTTCTTCACTGCACAATAGAGGCCAGAGTATTGTAATGGTTACACATGATAAAGAGTCTGCTCTTCGAGGAAACCGCATTGTTTATGTAAAAGATGGTCAAATATCTGGTAAATGCAATCTTGATGATCATACTGACCCGCTTAAGCGTAAAGCAACATTTGAAACATTTCTTTTAGAAATGGGGTGGTAA
- a CDS encoding MerR family transcriptional regulator, protein MKKTQQLLTIGQLAKFSGLHVKALRYYEKIGILNPTAIDKQNGYRYYSYAHIPYVNMIKICANYGLPLKQFTHYILDDGSIDMNAILKEAQLKIEEKERQLQSDERYLRFFSEQINFSQKLDKTTNLHIEQGNKDYFLLPFTGEMLSANYYEAVRHALADIENAQMTFDDRVGCYFKYDGQQVNRFIAIKIKECQEDKTNFLNLCLNHRHIHAQHLTKDRIQPIIKELHQKESINEFLILETFESPYQLSQPHLEMQYVVDNKR, encoded by the coding sequence ATGAAAAAAACGCAACAGTTATTAACAATTGGACAACTGGCTAAGTTTTCTGGTCTTCATGTCAAAGCATTACGTTATTATGAAAAAATCGGAATTTTAAATCCGACTGCTATAGATAAACAAAACGGCTATCGCTATTACTCTTATGCTCACATTCCTTATGTGAACATGATTAAAATTTGTGCTAATTATGGTCTGCCTTTAAAACAATTTACGCATTATATTTTAGATGATGGCAGCATTGATATGAATGCTATTTTAAAGGAAGCCCAGCTTAAAATTGAGGAAAAAGAAAGACAGCTGCAGTCTGATGAGCGCTATCTTCGCTTCTTTTCTGAGCAAATCAACTTCTCCCAAAAGCTTGATAAAACGACAAATCTGCATATTGAACAAGGAAATAAAGACTATTTTTTACTGCCTTTTACAGGAGAAATGCTATCTGCCAATTATTATGAGGCTGTCAGACATGCTCTAGCTGATATTGAAAACGCTCAAATGACTTTTGATGACCGTGTTGGCTGTTATTTTAAATATGATGGCCAACAAGTAAACCGTTTTATTGCTATTAAAATCAAAGAATGCCAAGAAGACAAGACCAATTTTCTAAACCTGTGCTTAAACCATCGCCACATTCATGCTCAACACCTAACCAAAGACCGCATTCAACCAATAATAAAAGAACTGCATCAAAAGGAGTCTATCAATGAATTTTTGATATTAGAAACCTTTGAAAGTCCTTACCAATTATCACAACCGCATCTAGAAATGCAATACGTTGTTGATAATAAAAGGTAG
- a CDS encoding YeiH family protein, which yields MSFKFQKLSGLVLCFLIALPAWFLGQSFPLVGAPVFAIFLGMLLAIFYKNREQTEAGIAFTSKYILQFAVVLLGFGLNLSQILTVGKISLPIIAATISSSLLLAFLLQKWFKLDVNTATLVGVGSSICGGSAIAATAPVIQADSDEIAQSISVIFLFNILAALIFPTLGDMIGLSNNGFALFAGTAVNDTSSVTATAAAWDGLHHSNTLDGATIVKLTRTLAIIPITLGLSFYQVYKAKKVGKNQQHTVKLKKVFPMFILYFILASIITTILTALGVNPIFFTPLKTLSKFCIVMAMGAIGLNTNIVKLVKTGGQAIALGASCWIVITLASLGMQYLLGIW from the coding sequence ATGTCGTTTAAATTTCAAAAATTATCAGGACTTGTTCTCTGTTTTTTAATTGCTCTACCAGCTTGGTTTTTGGGGCAAAGTTTCCCTCTTGTTGGGGCACCGGTTTTTGCTATCTTTTTAGGAATGCTGCTTGCTATTTTTTATAAAAATCGTGAGCAGACAGAAGCTGGCATTGCTTTTACTTCTAAATATATTTTGCAATTTGCCGTTGTTTTACTTGGCTTTGGTTTGAATTTATCCCAGATTTTAACAGTCGGCAAAATCTCTCTGCCCATTATTGCGGCGACAATCAGTTCGTCCTTGCTTTTAGCCTTTTTATTACAAAAGTGGTTTAAACTGGATGTCAATACAGCAACTTTGGTTGGGGTCGGTTCTTCCATTTGTGGCGGCTCCGCTATTGCAGCAACGGCACCTGTTATTCAAGCGGATAGCGATGAAATTGCACAATCCATTTCAGTCATTTTTCTTTTTAATATTTTAGCTGCTTTAATTTTTCCAACCTTAGGGGATATGATTGGCTTGTCCAACAATGGCTTTGCTCTTTTCGCAGGAACAGCAGTCAATGATACTTCATCCGTTACTGCGACAGCAGCAGCTTGGGATGGCTTGCATCATTCGAACACATTGGATGGAGCAACCATTGTTAAATTAACACGAACATTGGCTATTATTCCTATTACCTTAGGTTTGTCTTTTTATCAAGTTTATAAAGCTAAAAAAGTAGGGAAAAATCAACAACATACAGTCAAATTAAAGAAAGTCTTTCCTATGTTTATTCTTTACTTTATTTTGGCTTCTATTATCACAACTATTTTAACGGCTTTAGGAGTCAATCCTATTTTCTTTACTCCTTTGAAAACTCTGTCTAAATTTTGTATTGTCATGGCCATGGGAGCTATTGGGCTAAATACCAATATTGTTAAGCTGGTTAAAACCGGTGGTCAGGCTATCGCGCTTGGCGCTTCCTGCTGGATAGTTATCACCTTGGCTAGTCTTGGAATGCAATATCTCTTAGGCATTTGGTGA
- the hemH gene encoding ferrochelatase: MSQQKFGVLLVNLGTPEHPTAPAIRKFLKPFLADSRVIDYPKFLWKPILYSFILPFRPGKVKPLYQHVWTNEGSPLYVNAINQEKALQNHFDQSEHEVLVRAAMAYSKPSISDVVDEFLKEKVAKMIVLPLFPQYSSTTTAAIFDAFAQSLKKKKDIPPFDFIHHYYERPSYIQALAQTIHLQENEHLLFSFHGIPQRYVTEGDYYTEHCQQTAQLIAVAASLSEEQWQVSYQSRFGPEEWTRPYTDETLIQLPKQGKKKIAVICPGFAADCLETLEEIDITNRKHFMAAGGQAYRYIPALNDSLAHIQLLVELISERL, from the coding sequence ATGTCTCAACAAAAATTTGGCGTTTTATTGGTTAACTTAGGGACACCTGAGCATCCAACTGCGCCAGCTATTCGTAAATTTCTCAAACCCTTTTTAGCGGATTCCCGAGTTATTGACTATCCCAAATTTTTATGGAAGCCTATCTTGTATAGCTTTATCCTTCCCTTTCGTCCCGGAAAAGTAAAACCTCTTTACCAACATGTTTGGACGAACGAAGGCTCTCCCCTTTATGTCAATGCTATCAATCAAGAAAAAGCTCTACAGAATCATTTTGATCAGAGTGAACATGAGGTTTTAGTTAGGGCTGCCATGGCTTACAGTAAACCTTCTATTTCGGATGTGGTTGATGAATTTCTAAAGGAAAAAGTAGCTAAGATGATTGTTTTACCACTGTTTCCTCAATATTCTTCAACAACAACGGCTGCCATTTTTGATGCCTTTGCCCAATCTTTGAAAAAGAAAAAAGATATACCTCCTTTTGACTTTATTCATCACTATTATGAAAGACCTTCCTATATTCAAGCTCTGGCGCAGACCATACACTTACAGGAAAATGAGCATCTGCTCTTTTCCTTTCATGGCATTCCGCAAAGATATGTGACAGAAGGAGATTATTATACAGAGCATTGCCAGCAGACAGCTCAATTAATTGCGGTTGCTGCTAGTTTATCTGAGGAGCAATGGCAGGTATCCTATCAATCACGTTTTGGACCTGAGGAGTGGACACGTCCTTATACCGATGAAACCCTTATTCAGCTTCCTAAGCAAGGCAAGAAAAAGATTGCTGTTATTTGTCCGGGTTTTGCTGCTGATTGTTTGGAAACTTTGGAAGAAATTGATATAACCAATCGTAAGCATTTTATGGCTGCTGGAGGACAAGCTTATCGTTATATCCCAGCTTTAAACGACAGTCTTGCTCATATCCAGCTATTAGTGGAACTGATTTCAGAAAGATTATAA
- the pgfM2 gene encoding glycosyltransferase PgfM2 gives MVSREEKENKAVNEGTQDMRQEPLEHLSRSRAHRSQMRHRETVASEKEEEQKNTEKASFKNALGFLAAFCLPMLVMAVVFAIMKLYPFGKETLMSGDYTLQYIPLYRALGHAFRHMDIGALFWSWHKGIGGVMPSVWGFNSLSPLSLAIGLTPAKSLNFSVFLVTLLRQGFSGLSFYYFLHKRYAAHRHRLLAVCTAAIYGLSGFLIVNQVNPNFLDNIILLPLLLIGVEKILDGKGSIKYALVLALMFVVQFYTAYMACIFVIFYSFYYILAQKSAFLFKAKQLLRLLLYSLLGIGLSAIWLLPVFYSLLDTKAAGGEADPWAFTFLYNPIRLLIKFFPGAASGEEWGDFNALPNFYVGVLGFIGLFNFFFTKGIALRKKISGFLLLIFLVLAFSNAAVIRFWHMGQMPVGFYYRNAWLLSPVLLLLTYQALQKVKSWSRLQMIATFVLALLANVYVYFAVKEKTYTLVTVWQELAMLVLLILLLFLIWFQLSKSWQLAFVIFVSMVDMGINAKITIDRNLWHSPSSVLTAESQQEVFYKNLKLPKSGLARLEKSSANTWNDSLTYNYYGVNHFTSSVEYKNLEFLGRLGLPSSTAISMYVGGTPLTDALVNLRYYVDNATWTYSARKDLSNYYHPIQTLGNAKLLENTSVFGLGFSGDGAMLREKLDKEDVVANQNQIYHGLSDNVENLLDPYQAVTLSLDNVVLADNANGQQIYKRQSSDRPGTIRLTWTPQDNNSYYLYSSQIHSTDLNHLKFTLNGQAYTVFDRYRHPQLWSLASNRKDQAQTFEISLTDNSSLNLTGLQLYRFNDDSFKNFVKQGHIAKWNPEKVTSLSLSGEIKQVSGKDYLFTSIPYNAGWQVKVDGKTVKTQEVWNAMLAFKLSSGKHQIKLYYIPQGLISGSFISLLSLIFAIRILRRSRHLRKKQEENLFKKESW, from the coding sequence ATGGTATCAAGAGAAGAAAAAGAAAACAAGGCAGTAAATGAAGGAACTCAAGATATGAGGCAGGAACCTTTGGAACATTTAAGTCGCAGTCGTGCGCATCGTTCACAAATGCGTCATCGGGAGACTGTTGCTTCTGAAAAAGAAGAGGAGCAAAAGAATACAGAAAAAGCATCTTTTAAGAATGCCTTAGGATTTTTGGCTGCTTTCTGCCTGCCTATGTTAGTGATGGCAGTCGTTTTTGCTATCATGAAGCTTTATCCTTTTGGTAAGGAAACTTTGATGAGCGGTGATTATACTTTACAATACATCCCTCTTTATCGTGCTTTAGGACATGCTTTTAGACATATGGACATTGGTGCTCTCTTTTGGTCTTGGCACAAGGGGATTGGTGGTGTGATGCCATCTGTTTGGGGCTTCAACAGTCTCAGCCCCCTTAGTCTAGCTATTGGTTTGACACCTGCTAAATCTCTTAATTTCTCAGTTTTTCTGGTAACCTTGCTGCGTCAAGGTTTTTCAGGTCTTAGCTTCTATTATTTCCTTCACAAACGTTATGCAGCCCATCGTCACCGTTTATTGGCTGTCTGTACGGCTGCTATTTATGGCTTAAGTGGTTTTCTTATTGTTAATCAGGTCAATCCTAATTTCTTAGATAATATTATTCTTTTACCGCTTTTGCTGATTGGTGTGGAAAAAATTCTAGATGGCAAAGGCAGTATCAAGTATGCCTTGGTTTTGGCTCTTATGTTTGTGGTTCAATTTTACACGGCTTATATGGCCTGTATCTTTGTTATTTTCTACAGCTTTTATTATATCCTAGCTCAAAAATCAGCTTTTCTTTTTAAAGCAAAGCAGTTGCTGCGTTTGCTGCTCTATTCTCTTTTGGGAATAGGTTTGAGTGCGATTTGGCTTTTGCCGGTTTTTTATTCTCTCTTAGATACAAAGGCTGCAGGTGGAGAGGCTGATCCTTGGGCTTTTACGTTTCTTTATAATCCCATCAGACTTTTAATTAAGTTCTTTCCCGGTGCGGCCAGTGGTGAAGAATGGGGAGATTTTAATGCTCTGCCTAACTTTTATGTTGGCGTTCTTGGTTTTATTGGCTTGTTTAATTTCTTTTTTACTAAAGGTATCGCCTTACGTAAGAAAATCAGTGGTTTTTTATTATTAATCTTTCTCGTTTTAGCTTTTTCAAATGCAGCTGTTATCCGTTTTTGGCATATGGGACAAATGCCAGTTGGTTTTTACTATCGTAATGCTTGGCTGTTGAGTCCTGTTTTATTACTCTTGACCTATCAAGCTTTGCAAAAAGTCAAGTCATGGAGTCGTCTGCAAATGATTGCAACTTTCGTTCTAGCTCTTTTAGCCAATGTTTATGTTTATTTTGCTGTCAAGGAGAAAACTTACACTTTGGTCACCGTTTGGCAGGAATTGGCTATGCTTGTATTGCTAATCTTACTCTTGTTCTTGATTTGGTTCCAATTGTCTAAGTCCTGGCAGCTTGCTTTTGTTATTTTCGTAAGCATGGTTGATATGGGGATCAATGCTAAGATAACGATTGACAGAAATTTATGGCATAGCCCAAGTTCTGTTTTAACTGCTGAAAGTCAGCAGGAGGTTTTTTACAAAAACTTGAAGCTGCCTAAATCAGGTTTGGCACGTCTTGAAAAAAGCAGTGCCAATACTTGGAATGATTCTCTGACTTATAATTATTATGGTGTTAATCATTTTACATCTAGTGTTGAATATAAGAATTTAGAATTCTTAGGAAGACTTGGTCTGCCTTCTTCAACAGCTATTTCAATGTATGTTGGTGGAACACCTTTAACAGATGCTTTGGTTAATTTACGTTATTATGTGGATAATGCTACTTGGACTTACTCTGCCAGAAAAGATTTGTCTAATTATTATCATCCTATTCAAACTTTGGGAAATGCTAAACTGTTAGAAAATACTTCTGTTTTTGGTTTGGGTTTTTCGGGTGATGGTGCTATGCTAAGGGAAAAATTGGATAAGGAAGATGTTGTTGCCAATCAAAATCAGATTTATCATGGTCTTTCGGACAATGTTGAAAATCTTCTTGATCCTTATCAAGCAGTTACTCTGTCTTTAGACAATGTTGTTTTGGCTGATAATGCTAATGGACAGCAAATTTATAAACGTCAGTCTTCAGACCGTCCGGGTACTATCCGTCTGACTTGGACACCACAGGACAATAATTCATATTATTTGTATTCTTCACAAATTCATTCGACAGATTTAAATCATCTTAAATTTACTTTGAATGGGCAAGCTTACACGGTTTTTGATCGTTACCGTCACCCACAACTGTGGAGCCTTGCTTCCAATAGAAAAGATCAAGCACAGACCTTTGAAATCAGTTTAACAGATAATAGTTCTCTTAACTTAACAGGTCTGCAACTCTATCGTTTCAATGATGATAGTTTCAAAAATTTCGTGAAGCAGGGTCATATTGCTAAATGGAATCCTGAAAAAGTGACTTCACTATCTCTTTCAGGAGAAATAAAACAAGTTTCAGGTAAGGATTATTTATTTACTTCTATTCCTTATAATGCTGGTTGGCAGGTAAAAGTAGATGGCAAAACGGTCAAAACGCAGGAAGTTTGGAATGCTATGTTAGCCTTTAAGCTATCGTCAGGTAAACATCAGATAAAACTTTACTATATCCCACAAGGACTTATCTCTGGCAGTTTTATTAGCTTACTTTCTTTAATATTTGCCATTCGTATTTTAAGAAGAAGTCGTCACTTAAGAAAAAAACAGGAAGAGAACCTGTTTAAAAAGGAATCTTGGTAA
- the pgfE gene encoding UDP-4-glucose epimerase PgfE: protein MTKILVTGGAGYLGSHTCVELLNQDYQLVVVDNLLHSSFKSLTAIKEITGKDFTFYQTDIRDKKSLEAIFEKEAIAAVIHFAGLKIVNESTSIPLDYYANNLSGTITLLQVMQQFSCKNFIFSSSASVYGNKAPAPVSEEAPRSVMTPYGRTKMMIEDVLMDVSVSDSAWNIVILRYFNPIGAHSSGELGEDPQGLSTNLLPYISQVALGKLDKVRIFGGDYDTKDGTGIRDYIHVVDLARGHVAALQKLIAGSDLSIYNLGTGKGTSVLELIHEMEGIVGHSIPYQIVGRRAGDIAVSYADVSKAKKELNWQAQYDLKRMCQDSWRWQEKHPNGFRE from the coding sequence ATGACGAAAATTCTAGTAACAGGGGGAGCTGGCTATCTGGGTTCTCATACTTGTGTTGAATTATTAAACCAAGATTATCAGCTTGTTGTTGTGGATAATTTGCTGCATTCTAGTTTCAAAAGTTTAACAGCTATTAAAGAGATCACTGGCAAAGACTTTACTTTTTATCAGACAGATATTAGAGATAAGAAAAGTCTTGAAGCCATTTTTGAAAAGGAAGCCATTGCTGCGGTCATCCATTTCGCAGGACTTAAAATCGTGAATGAATCTACTTCTATTCCGCTTGATTATTATGCCAACAATCTTTCGGGAACCATTACACTCTTACAGGTTATGCAGCAGTTTTCCTGTAAAAATTTTATCTTTTCATCCTCAGCCAGCGTTTATGGAAACAAAGCACCTGCTCCAGTTTCAGAAGAGGCACCGCGCTCGGTGATGACCCCTTATGGTCGTACAAAAATGATGATTGAAGATGTGCTAATGGATGTGTCTGTTTCAGATAGTGCTTGGAATATCGTCATTTTGCGCTATTTTAATCCCATTGGTGCTCACAGTTCAGGTGAGTTAGGCGAAGATCCTCAAGGTTTGTCAACTAATCTTTTGCCTTATATAAGCCAAGTTGCTCTTGGAAAATTGGATAAGGTGCGCATTTTTGGCGGTGATTATGATACCAAAGATGGGACTGGTATTCGTGATTATATTCATGTTGTCGATCTTGCTAGAGGCCATGTTGCAGCTTTACAAAAACTAATTGCTGGTTCGGATCTTTCAATTTATAATCTAGGAACTGGAAAGGGAACTTCTGTTTTAGAGCTTATTCACGAAATGGAAGGAATTGTTGGGCATTCCATCCCTTATCAAATCGTTGGCAGGCGTGCAGGCGATATTGCTGTTTCTTATGCTGATGTTTCTAAAGCTAAGAAAGAGCTGAATTGGCAGGCGCAATATGATTTAAAACGGATGTGCCAAGACTCTTGGCGCTGGCAAGAAAAGCACCCTAATGGATTTAGAGAGTAA
- the pgfM1 gene encoding glycosyltransferase PgfM1, which yields MRHSRKQENQRSSFKKTGKVQVLLASTLLPMLIMLVVWYFMDTFPFGRNTLMAVDFGQQYIGLYGFLKTTVLTGDWSGLFYSFSKSIGGAMIGIWGFNLISPFNLFYILLPLTQFKWAVFLTIWLRYGAMGLSFAYLLVKRYKALSYNPWLVPLMATAYALSGMIVSYQMNPIFYDAMIMLPLVILNLEELIDGRKPFKYIIVLALTMLLHFYMGYMICLFVALYTCYYAAPKLAETGDWKIKITAFFKPVLRVICYSILAITSVFFLLYPIFLNLLRSKGAYDSPLTFSFALQINPFDILSKLMIGGFDNESSWSAGPNLPNIYVGALALIGFFLYFVQAKAHKYSKVVAAFISLLFFVSIVNEFANKIWHMGQNPAGFFYRFSWILSFFMVLLAYQALRERKYLGWKGLIVGIILSFASAYYVISHDYTYIAKKQPKIVTDFVTSHEVFILLLVFVFFAGLAVYAWKRLDQYKEARLCAIAASLLAIPVSLYLLNKGLLLTQVCLTLLTWLFVLIYLALRPKSKFVWSLLALVTVLELGYNAYLSQVTLGYADAYKFTDVTKSMKELSDVIKKKNKAGFYRVGSSFLYSKNDPFLVSYPGLSTFSSNMEKSTINLFNSMGDVGGNAATFYANGTALTDALYSVRYYIDRKDYSATDIEKHPNWQFFNRNATRSDLKEYYKPIYENKRFIIYENPDVLSPAFGTNTLTHNIKFGLNNPVSNQNIILSSMSGKKQKYFEYVGIPKIELINMQEVNENGHRIFKRIDKKQAGTIRITFTPQTDDTYYFQAPYSLRKSMGNVSIMLNNQWYHYSQSYDQVQLWNLTSKTPNQEMVLQLQTSQDDQLDLTNMALVRANQTAIKKVIDDRLKQDMTVTKWTNTLIKGHVRITDESNVMMTSIPYNPGWTVKVDGEKVKTDEAWGSLLSFPITSGKHRIEMSFMPQGFVVGIAVSVISIAFIILLKWQDSRSEKRSSIS from the coding sequence ATGAGACATTCGAGAAAACAAGAAAACCAAAGATCATCTTTTAAGAAAACTGGAAAAGTTCAGGTTCTTCTAGCCAGTACCTTGCTTCCAATGTTGATTATGTTGGTTGTCTGGTATTTTATGGATACTTTTCCTTTTGGAAGAAATACTTTAATGGCAGTTGACTTTGGACAGCAGTATATCGGTCTTTATGGCTTTTTGAAAACAACGGTTTTAACAGGTGATTGGTCAGGACTCTTTTATTCTTTTTCTAAGTCTATTGGCGGTGCTATGATTGGGATTTGGGGTTTCAATTTAATTAGTCCTTTTAATCTTTTTTATATTTTACTTCCTTTGACGCAGTTTAAATGGGCAGTCTTTTTAACCATTTGGTTACGCTATGGAGCGATGGGGTTGAGTTTTGCTTACCTACTCGTAAAACGTTACAAGGCGCTCTCTTATAATCCTTGGTTAGTTCCTCTTATGGCAACGGCCTATGCTCTTTCAGGTATGATTGTCTCTTATCAGATGAATCCTATCTTTTATGATGCGATGATCATGCTTCCTTTAGTCATTCTTAATCTTGAAGAGCTGATAGATGGTAGGAAACCGTTTAAATACATTATAGTGTTGGCTCTGACCATGCTTTTGCATTTTTATATGGGCTACATGATTTGTTTGTTCGTTGCCCTTTATACTTGTTATTATGCAGCACCGAAGTTGGCAGAAACCGGTGATTGGAAGATCAAAATAACTGCTTTCTTTAAACCTGTTTTACGTGTGATCTGCTATTCTATTTTGGCAATCACTTCAGTGTTCTTCCTGCTCTATCCTATCTTTTTAAATCTGTTACGCAGTAAAGGTGCTTACGATAGTCCTTTAACTTTTAGCTTTGCTCTCCAAATTAATCCTTTTGACATCTTATCAAAATTGATGATAGGTGGTTTTGACAATGAATCCTCTTGGTCAGCGGGACCCAATTTACCTAATATTTATGTTGGGGCGCTTGCTTTGATCGGCTTTTTCCTTTATTTTGTTCAGGCTAAAGCGCACAAATACAGCAAGGTTGTTGCAGCTTTTATCAGTCTTCTTTTCTTTGTTTCTATTGTTAATGAATTTGCTAATAAAATTTGGCATATGGGACAAAATCCAGCAGGTTTCTTCTATCGTTTTTCATGGATTTTATCTTTCTTTATGGTTCTTTTGGCTTATCAAGCTCTGAGAGAAAGGAAGTATCTGGGCTGGAAGGGCCTTATAGTAGGGATTATCTTGAGCTTTGCTTCAGCTTATTATGTTATCAGTCATGATTATACCTATATCGCGAAAAAACAACCTAAGATAGTGACAGATTTTGTGACTTCACATGAAGTTTTCATACTTCTTTTAGTCTTTGTCTTTTTCGCTGGTCTCGCTGTTTATGCTTGGAAGCGGCTTGACCAATACAAAGAAGCTCGTTTGTGTGCGATTGCTGCTAGTTTATTAGCTATTCCAGTCTCGCTTTATTTGTTAAATAAGGGTCTCTTATTGACACAAGTTTGTCTTACTCTCTTAACTTGGCTTTTTGTTTTGATTTATCTGGCTCTTCGTCCTAAAAGCAAGTTTGTCTGGTCTCTTCTAGCCCTTGTGACAGTGCTTGAGTTGGGCTACAATGCCTACCTTTCTCAAGTGACTCTGGGCTATGCTGATGCTTATAAATTTACGGATGTGACCAAGAGTATGAAAGAATTATCAGATGTCATCAAGAAGAAAAATAAGGCGGGATTTTACCGTGTAGGCTCTAGTTTTCTCTATTCTAAAAACGATCCTTTCTTGGTTTCCTATCCCGGTTTAAGTACCTTTAGCTCCAATATGGAAAAATCAACCATTAATCTCTTTAACTCGATGGGAGATGTCGGTGGTAATGCAGCAACCTTTTATGCCAACGGAACGGCCTTAACAGATGCTCTTTACAGCGTTCGTTACTATATTGATCGTAAAGATTACAGTGCAACGGACATAGAAAAACACCCTAACTGGCAGTTCTTTAATCGAAATGCGACACGTTCAGACCTTAAAGAGTATTACAAACCTATTTATGAGAATAAACGCTTTATCATTTATGAAAATCCTGATGTCCTCTCACCAGCTTTTGGAACAAATACCTTGACACATAATATTAAGTTCGGGCTTAATAATCCTGTTTCTAATCAAAATATTATTCTCTCTTCAATGTCTGGCAAGAAGCAAAAGTATTTTGAATATGTTGGTATTCCTAAAATTGAGTTGATTAATATGCAGGAAGTGAATGAAAATGGGCACCGCATTTTCAAACGAATTGATAAAAAACAAGCCGGTACGATTAGGATTACCTTTACACCGCAAACGGATGATACTTATTATTTCCAAGCTCCTTATAGCTTACGCAAGTCAATGGGAAATGTTTCCATTATGCTCAATAATCAATGGTATCATTACTCACAAAGCTATGATCAAGTACAGCTTTGGAATTTAACCAGTAAGACACCAAATCAAGAAATGGTTTTACAGCTGCAAACTTCGCAAGATGATCAGCTTGACTTGACTAACATGGCTCTTGTCAGAGCTAATCAGACAGCTATTAAAAAAGTTATTGATGACCGCTTAAAACAAGATATGACAGTGACTAAGTGGACGAATACCTTAATTAAAGGACATGTTCGAATTACAGATGAAAGCAATGTCATGATGACCAGTATTCCTTATAATCCGGGTTGGACAGTGAAAGTGGACGGTGAAAAGGTCAAGACTGATGAGGCCTGGGGAAGTTTATTATCTTTCCCAATTACAAGCGGCAAACACCGTATTGAAATGTCCTTTATGCCCCAAGGTTTTGTTGTGGGAATTGCTGTTTCAGTGATTTCTATTGCCTTTATTATTTTGTTAAAGTGGCAGGATTCTAGGTCAGAAAAAAGAAGTTCTATTTCTTAA